Genomic window (Oncorhynchus mykiss isolate Arlee chromosome 21, USDA_OmykA_1.1, whole genome shotgun sequence):
AGCATAGGCTAGGCGATTCCATTGCAAGACTAGTCTACAAAAGGCACAGTTCAGTCATAGTCTAAGTGAACCAAATCGGTGTATATAGTTATTTTCAGGGGTAGAAATTAGGTTCTCTGAGCAAAGTACAATAAGTGTCAACTATGATTTGCATTAGCCAGAGAAATCAAAAACGTTTGAAATTATgctgtgttcaagacaactgggaacttgtaAATCTCCGGCATccgacttcagtgcattcaaggGCTTGTAaactaagcatttcacggtaaggtctacctacacctattgtgttcggcgcatgtgacaaatacaatttgattcgatttgatttgacaacTGGAGCTCTGGGGGAAAAAACAAGCATCCGACTGGGCAAAAAATAAATTGTATGGTCGTCCATgttggaattccaagtcggaaactctgGGATCATCCTCTGGCgtctagacttgacagttcatgcagcTTTTGTTTTCTGATAatggagttctgatcatggaattcGGAACACGTCCTGCGTCTACATTTACATTGAAATGTGTCTACCATGTCCACATTGTGTCCGTTCCCGCACTATATTAAAATGCCAATATGGGTTCTAAAAACGGTGGAGTAGGTCAAATATAACACAACAACTGATGGcagtagctaactactgtagctaagtagccagctaacctctgtagctagctagcaagcaacgcTAAAGGGCATGAGCTAGCATAACTCTAGCCAAATAAAAAATAGTTTTTctaaatattagctagctggctagaatTTAAGAGGCTGGAAAACACATTCCCCACACGCTAGGAAAGTATTTCCTCCAACTTTATAATGAAAAGTGCTGATGACGTCACCCACTGCATGCACTTTCGGTAGCCTGATTGCATCCAGACAGAGGAGAAACCCGAACACAATGCATCCCTGACCACCACCCGAAGTGGTCAGAcagatctgaacacaatcagACCACAACGCAACTTTTTTTGCATCTAGACCTgtattttcaatgcaatcttcttattctgatagcagaagtcccacgtaagtgtcaagtgtagacaAGACAGGGCTCTGAAATCACTGAAGTCACTATTTGACCTCATTAttttctgagtttccagttgtcttgaaagcatcaTATCTATAGACCTAGGCTATATAATTGTGATTCTTATAACTATTGCAATTTATTTTGTTTAATAGTCATAGTTTCTGATAATGAAATGTGTTGGAAGTCGCTTACCTTTTCTTCATCCATATTTGTGTTTAATTGCACATGTGACTTTCCGTTGTCTGATGTAATCGATTATGATGGACAGTAGGAAAAACTCCTTCTGGACATATTAAAATGTCATGTATGTTGTACATGACgttatagatgtgtgtgtgttgatgaggCCCAATAATTGCTACCTAACACTTATAATAACGTTTTGTCTAAGCATCTATACGAATGGTGTGCTGGTatttaaataaaaacaacaacatatgtTTAAATATTGCCAAACAAGATAATATCCACATGACCTTACTTCAACCGATAAGAAAAAGCAAAAAGCTAAAGAGAGGAATTCACAAACTATTGAGACGTAACCCCGTTTCCAAAGGTTTATGTCTCCAGTGCTTTCCTTTAGTTTACGTGACACACCAGAGAGGGGTCACAACACATTCATTCAGTGAGCTAAAGGCAAATGTAAAGCTCTGCTCCATACCACGGGGAAAAAAATGTGCGTGGCAAAAAATAAGAATTAAGAAGAAATATCCGACATCCGAAGAATATAAAGCAGTTAGTTAGCTAAATGGTTGTGAGAAGCTAAGCCAAGTAGTTCAGAAAATATTCAAACCCTATCTCATGGCGAAATATTGTTTACTGGCCAGGACAGCTTGCCGTGATATTTTGTTGACAATCAATGCATAACATTTAAGACGTTAAAACCACGTTTTGCCGcacctgctagctagctaattggaAAGTTCCCCAAGTGAGTGAGGAAATGGACCCTACATCAAGATTTTCAGGTTTGTTGAATTGTTGTTTTATTAATGtagaaatagctagctagctaaagagaGAATGTAAGGACCGACATTGTACTTTCAAACATATAACAACATTGTTTACAACAAATTGTAGACACACCAAAACAGTGGAGTGTACTGACAGGAGCTGCCTAACTTCCACCTCTGATAACAGGTGCTgatctccctctatcctccctacATCTCCTGGTGCCACCACTACATCTGAAGTCTGCTTTCATGTGGCAAGTGGCTCAGCAGCATGACATGATGCAGTATGGGAAGCTGGAGGAGTTTGTGACTGGTAACTAGAGATGGTTCCGGAGCTGCTGACCTTAAGGCAGAGGGTCCATCTCATCCTGGGACTGAGAGCGAGGGTGAGATGGGTGGAAGTGTTTAGGGTGGAGAATGGTGTAGGGTCGGGGGTGAAATTCAGACTTTTGTTCGCCCCTGGATCTCAGACATGGGATCGCTCTCGTCACAATTTCCTGAAAGCCTTGTATTCACTCCTTATCAGTTACATATTTGACTCCTCAGTTTGTCTCCTCAGTATATAAAATGCATACATCTCCTGTTTCAGCTGGTTCTTGAATTTTGTGGTGGTGTGTAGTCTAACCCAGCTGGGTACAAAACCATCCAGCCCCACCTAGACAGAATCCATTCATGCACAATGCGTGAGGTGGTACTTAACCTGCAATATGtgtaacacacaccagtctgtTAAAGGCAAGTCTGCTTTACCTAGTTGCAGATGTTTGCAATTGTTTTGTGTGTGATTGCATATTCAGAGCAAAGATAAAGAAGTGGAGGCATCAACAGATAAAGAAGTGGAGTTGGTCCAAACACTGCTAGAAGAGGgaacacttcaggtgagataaTATCTAATGTCTAGATCATGTCACAAATCCTTGCTTCAAAGGACTAGAATGACCTTGAGGGGAATATTGAGTATGATTTGACTACTACTTACGGTATGCCTGGGTTTAAACTACATAATGACTCTATCTCTGTGTTGGAGGTGTTCCCTGTGCAGTACAGCTCTAGGTATGATACAGCGCTGCAGATACTGGTGTGGCAGTTCTTTGACAGACTGGAGGAGATGCTGCCAGTGCTCAACTTTACACAGTACTGATGCcactcacaggaggttggtgacaccatAATTGGAGAGgactggctcgtggtaatggctggagcagaataagtgCAATGGTATCAAACAGGGTTTCCATGTGTCTGATGCTATTCAATTTaatccgttccagacattattataaaccgtcctcccctcagcaacctccACCCTATTagatcatctaaaacatgtcgaCATTCATTTGTAAACTTGCTTGACATgtaggtaaaaaatatatatttttaaatggccCCTCCACGAATGAATAAACATCCGTAAGTATCAACAGAGGAGGGGTCCTGTGGGATTGGGCTGTGTTTTTCTCCATTCTTCAGGCATGCTTATGTAACCGGTGTGAAGGGGGTGACTGTTGTCGACGTGTGCAGGGGGTCCCTGGTTCAGGCCCTGGTTGGAGCGAGGAGAGGTCCCTGGTTCAGGCCCTGGTTGGAGCGAGGAGAGGTCCCTGGTTCAGGCCCTGGTTGGGGCGAGAAGAGGGCCCTGGTTGGAGTGGGCCCTGGTTTGGGCGAGGAGAGGTCCCTGGTTCAGGAGCTGGTTGGGGCGAGGTGCGGGCCCTGGTTGGGGCGAGGAGCGGGCCCTGGTTGGGGCGAGGAGCGTGCCCTGGTTGGGGCGAGGAGCTGGACCTGGTTGGGGCGAGTAGCAGGCCCTGCTTGGGGTGAGGGGAAGGCCCTGGTTCTGGCCCTGGTTTGGACGAGTAGAGGTCCCTGGTttgggagaggagaggtctcTGGTTGGGGTGAGGAGAGTTCCCTGGTTCGGGCCCTGGTTGGGGCGAGGACAGGGCCCTGGTTGGGGAGAGGAGCGGGCCCTGGTTGGGACGAGGACAGGGCCGTGGTGCGGGCCCTGGTTCTGGCCCTGGTTGGGGCGATGGGAGGGCCCTGGTTGGGAAAGGGCCCTGGTGCGGGCCCTTGTTGGGGCGAGGGGAGGGCCCTGGTGTGGGACCAGGTTGGGGTGAGTggagagatagaagctgttctacttattattctctccctctcagacAGCATCTATTCTCAACCTGACCCCTACTGATCTGGAGGAGTGTgagcagtctgtctctgtctctgaccctgaccctgacccagagCATCTGAAGACACTGCTGCAGAATCATAGACATCCTGGGCACCTTAAAGAAGGTAAGGAATCCTTCAGGTGATCTACTTGAACTTCACCTCTGTGGTAAATGCTTGTGGGGGATTCTCCTGAAAGAGAATAGCTTTAGTAAGCCGGTTGGATTCTCTCTTTTCCAGATGTTCTCTTCTACGATTCTGATACCATCCTGTCCACATTGTTCCTCCTCGTTCCCTCACTGGAGTCTAAACCGACCCAGAGAGGTGGAGGAAAGGGCAGGGTGAAGACAGTGATGTGACGACAGAAGGGGGGAAGAACAAGGCTGGTGAGAAGGGACAGCAAGAAGTCAGCGGGGAAGATGAAGACACCAATGAGGAAAGTGATGAGGACACTAAAAGACTGGAAGAGGCTGGGAACTCTGGGCAGCAGAAACGGCCATCATCAGGGGCCGTCAATGGTATTGAGATTAAGGACAGAATACTTTGCATAgatactgagtatacaaaacatttaagAACACCTGACTGACCTATGAAAAAAGCTATGatttcttattgatgtcacttgttaaatccacttccatcaCTGTAGATAAAGGGGAGACGGGTTAACTTATTTGGGacttgggggcagtattgagtagcttggatgaataaggtgcccagagtaaacttgctattcaggcccagttgctaatatctgcatattattggtatatttggatagaaaacattctgtagttcctaaaactgtttgaatgatgtctatgagtataacagaactcatatggcaggcaaaaacctgagaaaaaaatccaaccaggaagtgggaaatctgaggtttgtagtttttcaactcgtgccctattgaagatacagtggtcatattgcacttcctaaggcttccactagatgtcaacagtctttataaccttgtttgaggcttccactgtgaagtgggggctcataagggctgtttgagccaggtgtctggctgaGTGCCATGAGCTCATGACGCgcattcacgtgagagttagcttctgctccattgcttttctacagacaaaggaattctccggttggaacattattgaagatttatgataaaaacatcctaaagaatGATTCTATattttttgtttgacatgtttctacgaactgtagtataacttttcgtctgaactttcgcaTGGACTTGCCTGCGCGTCGTGATTTTGGATTGTGTACTatacgcgcaaacaaaaaggagttatttggacataaatgagggactttatcaaacaaatcaaacatttattgtggaactgggattcctgggagtgcattctgatgatcatcaaatgtaagtgaatatttataatgctatttctgacttctgttgactgcacaacatggcggatatctatttggctgttttgttgtctgagtgctgtactcagattattgcatgatgTGCTTTTTCGGttaagcttttttgaaatctgacagagcggttgcattaaggagaagtatatctcaagttccatgtataacactttcatcaacatttatgatgagtatttctgtaaattgatgtggctctgtaaaatcaccagatgtttatttaaaaaaaaaaaatttaactaCTGAAAACGCGCAATATGacctttatcaaacaaaacataaatttattgtgtaacatgaagtccaatgagtgtcatctgatgaagatgccccatggacctcccggtcacagccggctgcgacagagcctgggctcgaacccagagtctctggtggcacagagaCTCTGGGAGGCAGTGCCTTACACCCGGGAGGCCCTCTAGAACTATAGTTTGACCACGGAACGTGACTTGACAGAACCACCatatcatatacagttgaagtcggaagtttacatacacttaggttggagtcattaaaacttgtttttcaaccactccacacatttcttggcaagtcagttaggacatctactttgtgcatgacacaagtaatgtttccaacaattgtttacagacagattatttcacttataattcactatcacaattccagtgggtcagaagtttacatacactaagttgactgtgcctttaaacagcttggaaaattccagaaaatgatgtcatgactttagaagcttctgataggctacttgacatcatttgagtcaattggaggtctacctgtggatgtatttcaaggcctgccttcaaactcagtgcctctttgcttgacatcatgggaaaatctaaagaaatcagccaaaacctcagaaaagaaaatgtagacctcaacaagtctggttcatccttgggagcaattcccaaacgcctgaaggtaccattttcatctgtacaaacaatagtacgcaagtataaacaccatgggaccacacagccatcatacctctcaggaaggagacgcgttctgtctcctagagatgaacgtattttggaacgatcccagaacaacagcaaaggaccttgtgaagattctggaggaaacgggtacaaagtatctatatccacagtaaaacgagtcctatatcgacataatctgaaaggccgctcagcaagaaagaagccactgctccaaaaccaccataaaaaaaaaaaagccagactacggtttgcaactgcacattgggacaaatatcgtactttttggagaaatgtcctctggtctgatgaaacaaaaatcgaactgtttggccataatgaccattgttatgtttggagggaaaaggtggAAACTTGCAGAACTtgacgaacaccatcccaactgtgaagcatgggggtggcagcatcatgttgtggggttgctttgctgcaggagggactggtgcacatcacaaaatagatggcatcatgggggggaaagttatgtggatatattgaagcaacatctcaagacatcatttaaagcttggtcacaaatgtgtcttctaaatggacaatgaccccaagcatactttcaaaattgtggcaaaatggcttaaggacaacaaagtcatggtattggagtggccatcacaaatccccgaccttaatcctatagaaaatctgtgggtagaactgaaaaagcatgtgcgagcaaggaggcctaccaacctgactcagttacaccagctctgtcaggaggaatgggccaaaattcacccaactcattatgggaagcttgtggaagtctacctgaaatgtttgacccaagttaaacaattgaaaggcaatgctaccaaatactaattgagtgtatgtacacgtctgacccactgggcatgtgatgaaagaaataaaagctgaaataaattgacatttcacattcttaaattaaagtggtgatcctaactgacctaagacagggaatctttactaggattaaatgtctggaattAAGACCTGATCGGAAGACATGTGAAGGATTCCTGGCAATGTTTTTGTAGAGATTTTGTGTAAATGTCTATTCCTCATATTTGTTAGACATTGTCTTGAAGGCTTTATGAGCAGCATGTCAAATAAAGTGGTCCCAGCTTTTCTTTAGTTTGTAAGTGTTTTTACTGAATAAAGAACTGATCATTGAAACACAACAGGTTACATTGACTCCTAAATGATCTGCAACTGAGTGTTGTATTCCTGTTAGTCTGTATCCCACTGTCTTCCATTATGTTCAGCTAAGGACACCATGGTTACTGTACAGCTGCAATGTTTATTTAAAGGCTCACACACCTGCCATGAAAATACGCTGGGAAAGTGGCCGCCTTCTGTGCCTTGTAGTTTTTAAACGTTTCAGTGCAAGAAGTACAAAAATTAAAAATGCTGTCGCTAAGGCATCAGTAGATAATCCACAAAAACGGTATCTTAAATGACTGCGTTCATGAATTATGATATCTTGAATCCCATTCAAAACTGTATTGGACATGGAAGTAAAACGGAAGAGGTGGTCACTTTCACAGtgactaaatattttttcaaTCCACAACAGAACAGACCTTTGTTCAAATCCATGCGTATTTAATACCTACATATTTAAATACATTGTGTACTTTCAAATACACTGGCCAAATCAACTACTATGATTGTCTACCAATGGTATTTCAAAAATATTAAAATCTATTTTCAAGTATAACTAAGCATTACAGACACATGACCTGTGGACATTTGATTTATCTGACAATGCAGGTTATTGGTGAGCAAGGGGAGCTGATAGGGGTTCGTTGCTGTTGGACTCATCTGACATGCCATCATCCTCAACTGAGGAGAGGTCAGGTTCCGAGGCCAAGTCTGAGAAGGTGAAGTCTGGTACCTGCCAATGGAAAATGCAACTAAGTCCAACAAATTAAACAGCCTAATGGTAAGACTTAAGACTACAAATAAATACAGGGAGGGTTGCATCATTCTTGCAAAACCTAGTCCTGGAAAAACATACCACTACTGTTCAGTTAGTTGAATCACTCAACTCCATATCCAAGATATCTCAATGCATTACACACACAATTCACTGAAGCGGAAGATGGGTGCGACAATGTATAAAAACACCAAATTCCATTTTCTCATGCTTTCAAACCGGTGTATTTTCAAGGCAGCAAGACAACACACAGATATATTAACCCATTTATTAGACTTGTATAAAGATGAAAGCATACATGGTTATGCGCTAACATGAGTCTATAACTACTATATGGCAAGTTATGATTACAACAGGATATAAAATGATGTCAAAAACAACAGTATCAAAAGCACTGTGCTGCATAAGACAAGGCATGGGCAAATGTTGCTAGATTATTGAGCACACGTGGAGCAACGTTCAGTCGGAATGCCTAAATATTGTCAAACAGTATATCAACATTTATTCATCAACATGCTGAATAAATGCAGGCTCATTAGTGTGACTCAGGGATGTTTGATGAAGGAATAATACTATGGGATATGATAGAAAGTCGTTAAACAGGCAGCTAGTGCTTAGAGTCCATGGATTTCATCTCCACCTCTGCGGGGGCTGGTGTCTTCTGGGACGGGGAAGATGCAGCGGTGTGGGGTGGGGCCAGCCGGGGGTAAAAGGGACCTACCAGCCAGTTGAGGGGTGTGTTGTTCACCAGGTAGTCCATGACGTCATCCAGCGACTCCTTCATCTTGTTCAGCTGGGCCTTGCTGCTGGCTAGAACGCCATCCGACAGGTCCCCGAACGCCGACGCCTTGCTGAAGCTGGAGTAGATTTGCGAGGCAGAGTGGCTAAGGGACAGCGCCTCCTCCTGGATGTTCTGTGGAAGGCCCTGCAGACCAGAGACTAGCGCCAGGCACGTTGTCTGCAGCTGCTGAGTGAGGGAGCGCGCCATCGCCAGGGTCCTCGATTCTATGTTCTGGGGGAGAAATGAGGAAGTCCATTTAATGAATCTATGTTCACATTAAAATAGCTTTTCGCCAATGATTAGCCAAATAAAATAACTGAAATATGCAATTTAGATGCAACCTGCCAGAGGGTAGATGTACAATATGACTTGGCTAAAATAGTATTTTATGAGACTGCTCTTTGGAACGTGATCATTACCTCTGCCTCATTGCCATCTCCTTCATTAGACTTCCACTCGACCAGGGAGCTCAGTTTGCCTTTCACCTTCTGGTTAGCTCCGTCAATATTCTTTCTGGCGTAATCAATCTAAAAGGGttggggaaaaaatatatataatgttcCATTCATACAAAAATGATGTTTGTATTCTGTCTCACGAGTCTCATGAGATAAATAGGATCTTCATTTTCAATCATTTGAAAGAAAGGTCATCTCCTCATCCTCTGAAAATGTCCACATTCTATGGACAATTAAAGTTCTCGATTTCCACAATTTGGTGTCACTCACCAGGTCCACAGTGTGGTTGAGCTGTGAGATGGACTCCTGGCTGCGCTGCTTGGTGTCTTTGATCTGGGCCAGGGCCTTGTGGTACGCTCTCTTACGCAGCTTGGTAGACAGAGAGCCTAGACGAACATAGTAGTTAGGTGCATCCTTGGCCACGTCGAACCCTTTCACCGTTTTAGCCTCCATTTCTGTCCAGATGAAAATAGGAGCATGAAATAAAGCATTGCATTACTTTGAAAGTTTTGTGTAAAAAACCTCAAGCGCCTTATAAAATCACTATTGTAATCATCATAAATGCTGACCTTGTATGTGTTTTGAAGTTAGCATGCGTTGTGAATATTTTCACACATTCTAGGAAATGGATTTATGAGTAGTTCACTTTCTAACAGAGTCCATTGACAACATTTATGTTTTGGATTGTAGGAAAACATTGTGTACAGGATTATGCCCACTGAGCCACAAGTTAGAAGCCTGACACTCACCCAGCTCGTCCTCAGTGCGAGGCAGGTACTGGTCCACCAAGCGCTCAGAGGTGGTGAGGGCCGTCTCCATTCCGCTACTGACCATCTGGGCCATGCGGCTCTCCATCACCGTGTTTACGCTACCACTGACCGCAGCCCGGGTCATCTGCACGCTGTCCTGCACAGCGCCCCTGGTCCGGTCCACCGCGCTAGTCAAGGTGTGGGACACACTGTCCTTGGCCCCCGTGACGGTGACAGACATCACGTCTTTGGCACCGGTCACTGCATCCTTGGTGTTGGCAACAATCTAAACAGGAATATTTGGATTGAGAAAAAAAAGGGTAATTTTCAGTTTATCCTTCATTTAAAAAGTGAGATCACATCGAGGTTGACATCGGATTTTCAAGTGAGCCCCATGCTTTAAATGACCTCTAACTGACTAGACACTTTTTTACGACACAGGGAGAGCCAGATCCAAATGGGTGACCCGTCACTGGTTGTCACCCAGGGTACGAGTCATTACTCCTCCCTCTACGGTTGGCCTCCCTGACTGGCATGAGCTTGATTCGCTGTGAAGTGTGTTGTCGCGTTGCCAGTCAGTGCTAAGTAAAGACTGGGCATTGAGTCATCACATACCTGCTCAGAAGGCTGGTGCAGGATTGGCAAGGTCTTCTCAATCTTATCCAAACCTTTACAAGCCAGGTCATTGGCCATGGCAACTGGGGTCAGAAAAAGGCAGAAAAGAATGAGCTAAATGTATCACATTCAAGGTTGGGAAGGGAGAGTAATAATTTGTATCActacacataaatacatacaAAAGAAAAAGTCTTACTGCTTCAAGGCAAGGCCTTACACATTACTGGGTAAAAGGTCATGTTGTTAAGCAACAGCTCAGAGATGACTGGCCAGACTTCGTGCTCCTTACAAATGAGGAAGTCGGACTCGATCTTCTCATCGTCACAAAAGGCTTGGCAGTTCACCTTTGTGTTAGTAATAAGCATGTGCTTATTCTGGCATCTCACAATAGAGTATTTTATTCTGTTTTTTTAGGTCTCTGGATTTTACCAATGAATCAAACAGATGAAACTCTATGTAGGTCTACATTTGTGAAAGTATACCAGGTTGCTATAGATTTGGAGATGGCTAGATTCTTACTTTGTGGCTCCAGCTTGCCGATGATGGGCGCTGCACCAGTGAGGGCCACAGTGGTGATGGTTCGCACCCCCAGCTCAGCCACCTCACACATGGACTTGAGGTAGGGGTGGTTATCCTTGGTGGTGCAGTAGGCACTGGACACCATGTCATAGGTGGAGCTCACCAAGGGGAGGCTGGCCACCCTCTCAACCACATTCTGGTGACAGTTGAAAGTGGATGTTAGAACACTCGGTCAACAAAATATCTCAAGTACAAAAAAATACTAGGTTACAGGTTGGTTAGGAGGTTAGGATGAGCAACCCAAATCATATCCACTGGAGGCAATTAGCAAAATAATGATTGTGAATCCATGTCTGGGATACTGGTCCTGCCTACAGTAGTATAGTGTAAAACGGTGTAACTTGCTAGGATTTTTCACAATACTGGACAAGAAAACACAGaatcaataaaaaaaagtaaTTATCAATGCCACTTGAACATGTTAGTTATTTGAATTTGTGTATGTTATATTCTGCACTCATGTTTTATTTTTAGATACTTTAGTCCCAAAGTCAAACCTGATTATTGACGACTTCAACTGACTCCATGTCTGCAAACATAAGCAAGAGGAGAAAAGTAAATGTTATACAAAATTAAATGAGTCGTTTCATTAAAAAGATAAAAAGAGAACTAGTTGATTATGATTATTTTCTGCTGACGAGACGAATTAAACTATCTACCTCTGTATGTTCTGACATACCCCACGACAGCATACACATTAGTGCAAGTGATATTGATTGATACAGTATAGCAAAGGTTACAGCAGCGCAGTCAAAATCGAAAGATGAACTCTCACGTTCGGACAGTTTTCCACAAAACACAACCACCGTCACTCATAATCAGCCTATATAATAAAACACTTTTAAAAATGTACCTACCAAATCTGTtgggtaactttggtaaattatgTTCCCAGCAGTATAGTAACTCACTCTATATCAGGTTTGATTTGACAGTGAACAGACAGCGTCCGTATTTATAATATCTGC
Coding sequences:
- the LOC110500648 gene encoding perilipin-2 isoform X2, which gives rise to MESVEVVNNQNVVERVASLPLVSSTYDMVSSAYCTTKDNHPYLKSMCEVAELGVRTITTVALTGAAPIIGKLEPQIAMANDLACKGLDKIEKTLPILHQPSEQIVANTKDAVTGAKDVMSVTVTGAKDSVSHTLTSAVDRTRGAVQDSVQMTRAAVSGSVNTVMESRMAQMVSSGMETALTTSERLVDQYLPRTEDELEMEAKTVKGFDVAKDAPNYYVRLGSLSTKLRKRAYHKALAQIKDTKQRSQESISQLNHTVDLIDYARKNIDGANQKVKGKLSSLVEWKSNEGDGNEAENIESRTLAMARSLTQQLQTTCLALVSGLQGLPQNIQEEALSLSHSASQIYSSFSKASAFGDLSDGVLASSKAQLNKMKESLDDVMDYLVNNTPLNWLVGPFYPRLAPPHTAASSPSQKTPAPAEVEMKSMDSKH
- the LOC110500648 gene encoding perilipin-2 isoform X1, yielding MESVEVVNNQNVVERVASLPLVSSTYDMVSSAYCTTKDNHPYLKSMCEVAELGVRTITTVALTGAAPIIGKLEPQIAMANDLACKGLDKIEKTLPILHQPSEQIVANTKDAVTGAKDVMSVTVTGAKDSVSHTLTSAVDRTRGAVQDSVQMTRAAVSGSVNTVMESRMAQMVSSGMETALTTSERLVDQYLPRTEDELEMEAKTVKGFDVAKDAPNYYVRLGSLSTKLRKRAYHKALAQIKDTKQRSQESISQLNHTVDLIDYARKNIDGANQKVKGKLSSLVEWKSNEGDGNEAENIESRTLAMARSLTQQLQTTCLALVSGLQGLPQNIQEEALSLSHSASQIYSSFSKASAFGDLSDGVLASSKAQLNKMKESLDDVMDYLVNNTPLNWLVPDFTFSDLASEPDLSSVEDDGMSDESNSNEPLSAPLAHQ